The following nucleotide sequence is from Aggregicoccus sp. 17bor-14.
CTCGAACTGCGCGAGCTTCACCGGCGAGACGGCCAGCAGCAGCACGAAGAAGCCGATGAGCAGGGTGAGCAGGTCCGCGTAGCTGATGAGCCACAGCTCGTCGTGCTGCGGCTCGTTGAGCAGCGCGTCGAAGTCGTCCGCGGCCATGGGCTAGCGGCTCCCGCCCACCGAGACGTCCGGAGACACCGGCGCCGCGGCGGCCTGCGGCGCGCCCGCCAGCTCGAAGAGGCGGCGCACGTCCGACAGCGGCTTGTCCTGCACCGTGAGCACCAGCGCGCGCGTGAGCAGCTTCGCCTCCTCCACCCGGCTCGCGGTCTGCGAGTGGATGACGCGCGCGAGCGGCTGGTACACGGCGTTGGCCAGGAGCAGGCCGTAGAGCGTGCACAAGAGCGCGAGCGCCATGGAGGGGCCCAGCTGGTCGAAGCGCGCCAGGTCCTTGAGCAGGTTGATGAGGCCCAGCACCGTGCCGACGAGGCCGGTGGCGGGCGCCACGCGCCCGAGCGTCCCCAGCACGTCCTCGCTGCGCTTGCGCTCGCTCACCAGGCAGTAGAGCGCGGTGGAGGCGGTGCTCTCCAGCTCCTCGGCGGAGTACTGGCGCACCACGAGCGGGCCCAGCTGGCGCAGCAGCGCGTGCGAGGAGGCGTCCGCCACCTCCAGCGCGCGCGCAGGGCGGCGCGCGCGCAGCTCGGCGGCGAACTGGGTGAGCTCCTCGTAGAGCCGCAGGCGGCTGCGCGCCGCGTCGAAGCGCAGCGCCTCGGCCACCGCCTTCACCGCGTTGAACAGGTCCGTGAAGCGGTAGGCCACCATGGCCATGAAGAAGGGCGCGAGCCCCAGCAGCAGCAGCGAGGGCGGGTGCACCACGCCGGAGAAGCCGGCCGCGTGCCCCAGCTGCAGGATGTAGGCGATGAGCAGGCCCAGGCCCGCGAGTCCGATGATGACGTGCATGGTTGCTACTCCTCGCCCAGGGCGGCGCTGCGCAGCGCTTCGGCCACGCCTGCGTTGTCGGGGTTGATGGTGAGCGCCTTCTCCCAGGCCTCGCGCGCGAGCCGCGTCTTGCCCAGCTTCAGGTACAGCGAGCCCTTCATGGACAGCAGGCGCGCGTCGTTCGGGTAGTCGTTCTCCAGGTTCACCAGCTCGATGAGCCCGAGCTCGTAGCGGCGCGCCGCGTACATCTCGCTCACCTTGGCGATGCCGCCCAGGTAGCTGCGCTTGCGGGCCGCCGCGCGCGCGTCCAGCGCCGCCGGCGCGGAGCCCGCGGCCTTGGCGTCGCCCTTCGCGACCGGGGCCTTGTCGCCCTTGTCGCTCTTCTCGGCCTTGTCACCCTTCTGCGCGAGGGCGTCCGAGAGCATCTCCTCGTCCGCGGCGGTGAGCTGCTCGGCGGGGCCGCCCATGCCGGCGAGCGGCACGCGCACCTCGTAGCCGCCGCTGGCCTCGGGCAGCTCCATCTCCCACACGCGGCCCGCCTCGGCCATGCGGATGACGTACTTGCCGGGCGCCGGGGCGGCGGCGGTGCCCGCGCCAGAGGCCGCGCCTGCGCCAGCGGCCGCGCTCGCGGCGCCGGGGCGGGCGGGGGACGTGGGCGCCGCGGGCTGCGCGGCCTGGCGGCGCATCTCCGCGGGGATGACCAGCGTCTTGGAGGGGCTGCTGGCGCAGCCCGCGAGCGACAGCAGCGCGAGCGCGCCCAGGGCGCGGCGCTTCGTGAAGGTCACCATACGAGTGCAACTCCCGCCTGCGGAACGATGCCGCCGACCTTGTAGGAGCCCGTGTCGCGCTCCACCTTGAAGGGGATGAGGTAGTGGACGCTGGCCTGCAGGGTGAAGCGGTGCGTGAGGGTGCACTCGGCCTGCGGCCCGAAGAAGGGCGAGTTGTTCTCCTTGCCCGTGATCAGCGCGCCCGCCGAGCCACCGAGGAAGCACTGCACCTTGTAGATGTTGTCCTCGGTGAGCCGCGAGAGCATCGTGGCCGCCAGCGTGAGGCCGGCCATGCGGGCCGGGTTGATGAGCCCGCCCACGGTGACGCCCGCGCGCCAGTTGCGCTCCTCGCCGAAGGCCTCGGTGAAGCGCGCCGCCACATAGGCCGCGCCGAAGGAGCCGTCCGGGTGCTCGGAGACGGGCACGTACGCGGCGCCGGTCTGCAGGGAGTACTTCCACTGCGGGCGCGCGTTCACCCGGTCCTCGAGGTCCTTGAGCTTCGCCTCGCGCGTCTGCACGCGGTCCGCGGTGCGGTAGAGCATCGCGGTGTAGGGGTGCACGCGGTAGCCCTCGGCGAAGGCGACCGTGGCGTCGCTCGCGCGCACCATCTCCACGTCGAGCGCGAGCGAGTTGGGGGCGGTGTTGAGCGTGAGGTTGGCCTGCAAGAGCATCTGCGCGCTGTACTTGTCCGCGAGCTGCGACAGCTCCTCCTTGCGGGTGACGCCGCGCTGCACCACCCACTGCCCGTCCTTCACCTCGCCGCGC
It contains:
- a CDS encoding tetratricopeptide repeat protein, producing MVTFTKRRALGALALLSLAGCASSPSKTLVIPAEMRRQAAQPAAPTSPARPGAASAAAGAGAASGAGTAAAPAPGKYVIRMAEAGRVWEMELPEASGGYEVRVPLAGMGGPAEQLTAADEEMLSDALAQKGDKAEKSDKGDKAPVAKGDAKAAGSAPAALDARAAARKRSYLGGIAKVSEMYAARRYELGLIELVNLENDYPNDARLLSMKGSLYLKLGKTRLAREAWEKALTINPDNAGVAEALRSAALGEE
- a CDS encoding MotA/TolQ/ExbB proton channel family protein: MHVIIGLAGLGLLIAYILQLGHAAGFSGVVHPPSLLLLGLAPFFMAMVAYRFTDLFNAVKAVAEALRFDAARSRLRLYEELTQFAAELRARRPARALEVADASSHALLRQLGPLVVRQYSAEELESTASTALYCLVSERKRSEDVLGTLGRVAPATGLVGTVLGLINLLKDLARFDQLGPSMALALLCTLYGLLLANAVYQPLARVIHSQTASRVEEAKLLTRALVLTVQDKPLSDVRRLFELAGAPQAAAAPVSPDVSVGGSR